Within the Naumovozyma dairenensis CBS 421 chromosome 9, complete genome genome, the region TATCTTTGATACTTAAACTCAAAGtgtatattatatttgcGTGTGCGTGCGTGGAGAAGGTTCACCgccaaatttcaattgtgCTAAACGTGAAGAATACTACATATGAagattcattgaaattgaagGAACGAAGCCTGTGAAATTTATCGTGAGATTCCTTTAATCGCTATCAATCTTGTTATCGATACTTCATTTACCCGTTCGTACAGCAAAGGCTTTTCTTaaaaagatgaatataCGTGCCTTTTGACATATAATGCGGGGTACAATGTTCTTGTTCAGTACCAACGTACGTATTGGCAAACACTTCTACGTACAAACTTACGCAAAATAGTTAACTGTTTCCTTTTGTTCCtgttttataaatattccaTTCCCATCAACGAATGTGTACATACGTAAAGTTATGTGTGTACGTACTAACTACCTGACCTTCCCATCGATGATAGACTatcttgaagaatttaattATGCTAGACATAACAATAGatacaataaaaaataaataaataagttCCCATCAAAAGGTCTTAGAGTGATGATGGTTCGAAAACATTAATATAaccaaatttaattaaagtTTCAGGAATGAAAGCATGATCTTGATCATAATGTTCAATTAAATCGAAAACAGATTCTGTCTTTGGATCACATCTAAAAGAACAATCTCTACAACGTAAATCGCTCCAGTCTAATAAATTAGTTTCATCAGGAGTTTGCGGATTCATGACCTGTTCCGGGTTTATAGTAGTTGTTGTAATAGTATCAAAACCACTATTTAAATTAGTCATATCAACAGAAACTGTTGGAATATGATTATGAATGTTCTTTTGTTTCGCgttcaaatcattaatttcagAATTTTCAGTACCAGTACTTGATAATGGTGTAGTTCCATTAAccaaatcattcaaattcaaagtactattatcattagaagGACAAGGTTTACTTGGATCGTACTTGAATTCATCAGCTGTGTCTGGATACACTAATCTACTTACCAAATGATTCTCtaataaatgattgatCAAATCTTCACCAGGTTGAATGATCTTATCACAATCTTCATATGGACATGTCATCAACAGATTTGAagaatcttcttcttcagagCCAAAGTTCATAGACATCAAACGATCTGTAACTTGTTCATCTGGAGGTGTAACTTGTTGCTGTATTGGGGTTTTTTCAACGCCAGATTTAATCTTAGGTGTACTAGTAACTTTGTCATTAGTTGTGGCAGTTTTAGCATTAGTAGATTTCTTATCAAGACTTTGAGCCAATTTCTTTGCATGTGTGTTCAAATGTCTCTTTAATTGTTGATTAGTAATGAAACCTTTACCACAAATTCGACATTTCAAAGGTTTCTCTTTGGAATGTGTCCATTTATGTACTTTTAAATGACATGGTCTCataaatttcttattaCAACCAGGAACATCACATACATAGGGTCTCTCGTTAGTATGCGACGATCTATGTTGTTGCAACAAACATGGTCTATCAAAAACACGTTCACAGCCATCAAATTGGCacttatatattcttttcgATCTTTTGGACTTCGTACCCTGAACCattttatattatgttATGTTTTGCTGTCGGTTTTctctttgaatatttttcccCTTTTCGTTAAAGTGTGCAAGATACAGTGCAAATTTTTGATTACAAGAACATAATCTGCCAGACAAATCAATGTCTCTTTTATCATTAGCTTCTAACAATGAagttccatttttttcaatttgttcttcaGCGCATTATTCTGTTTGACGGTTTCCTTACAGgaaaatcttgaaaaaaataagttAAACAGCCTAATTACGTACGTATATATGGTCTCCCACTTACCTGTCCAATTATATGGGCCGTATGCAAAGAAAACTACAAATATTTCGAGAAAGATAATTCCCTCTATTTTAACTCTGTGGAAGGGACTGTTGATGTATACTTACAAGAAATCAAGGACTTAGGTGAGGGCAAAAAACTGAATTACTTCTTAGCATATATTTtgttaataaaaatatatatatacagagaggtaaagaaatattgatgaaacaGCATGGAAAGGATTCCCTAATTGCATCTTCTTTacaaaacaatatttaaaCGGCATTTCTTCGATTTCTGCTAAACTTCCTCTTATTTTATAACATACTATTTGTTGAGTGGAGAGTATATAAAATACAGagatatataaaaagaTACAGTTAAAATAGAATCCCTTATAATATTGTGTTTTGCTTATCGTTTTACGGCGGATTAATCAGCTTCCTTATGTTTTGCATTCTCATATAATACATGCAGTTCTCAACCATACTATAATATGGTATGCGTCAGAAATTCTAGCAAACATATAAATAGATACTACTGACACCCATTAGATAACCATTGAATCCTGTTCGTGGTTGCACATACTATAGGTGCCCAGGCAGTGATTGTTACAGCTACTGCGGCAATTACAATACCAGCAAGAGCAGCTAGTTTTGCCCAGCTATTCCTTTTGGACAAGTTAGGGTCATCCTGG harbors:
- the FZF1 gene encoding Fzf1p (similar to Saccharomyces cerevisiae FZF1 (YGL254W)); amino-acid sequence: MVQGTKSKRSKRIYKCQFDGCERVFDRPCLLQQHRSSHTNERPYVCDVPGCNKKFMRPCHLKVHKWTHSKEKPLKCRICGKGFITNQQLKRHLNTHAKKLAQSLDKKSTNAKTATTNDKVTSTPKIKSGVEKTPIQQQVTPPDEQVTDRLMSMNFGSEEEDSSNLLMTCPYEDCDKIIQPGEDLINHLLENHLVSRLVYPDTADEFKYDPSKPCPSNDNSTLNLNDLVNGTTPLSSTGTENSEINDLNAKQKNIHNHIPTVSVDMTNLNSGFDTITTTTINPEQVMNPQTPDETNLLDWSDLRCRDCSFRCDPKTESVFDLIEHYDQDHAFIPETLIKFGYINVFEPSSL